The region CACCCTGCTCAGACACGTAAGCATTCAGAGGACCGAAATGAAGATCTGCACACATGCACTATTTAAACAAGTTATGAAATTATAGAGAGGGACATGCACTCATTTTCCCACACACTCACTACATAGACAGAAGTGGGATTCTGTGCTACCAAAACTTGTATGTCCTGTACCTGTGAATTATTCAGTGTAACGGTGGTTATGTGGACAAATATAGACATCTAGTTCAGTAAATTTTGTGCATGTAGTATGACAAGGCAGATTCAGATCATTATTACCAGGAAATGTGTTGAAACCAGTTTACCAAGTACTTCTCATTCTGTTTTCTGTCATTGTTCTATGGTTTCAAAGTCTATAATGAACATAAATGTAAGTGTTATTCCACTTctttctggaatacttgattctgtataaagcagtgttattttaagtatcattgacatactattatagtttttgttaatatttatattttttttatattttctgatttcacAAGATTTTTTCTTAGTTAAAGTTACAGaattttctgtgcatttttgtgatttttatttatatttttttttataatgtctatatagtttttattactttttatttattagttcattattttactacttatataatataatatatatatatatattgttttacagttattttgtttttaataaatgtgtttttccctTCATGATTTTTGATTTAGTTGACGATAATAACCCTAAGTGAAGGTAGGCAATTTCATTCATTGGAAGTTTCTTTGGTTTCACATATGGTCACATTGGGGTTCAGTTGTTGCAATTTATTTTGTGACCTAACTATACATCATTTTTTACTTATTTCTGCCTTGTAATTGGTCATCTCTGTGTGAGGAGTTAGAAGCATTATTGATTGCAAACAGAGTGTTTAAATATAGCACTTAGTTGCATACATTTTTTAGCAAAATAATTCTGTCTGTTTATTCATGAAAACCACTTGAGAGTAAGAATGATCAAGAAAATGTTGTAGAAGtagtattttaaattgaaaaactgAATACTGAatgcaatgacaaaaaaaaaaaaaaaaaaaaaaaaaaaaaaaaaaaaaagttaattaataaaataacataaaaatattaaaattaaaacaaatgaaaacagaacatgATGAAATGCACTTTTGTCTTGTGcagatattttactgaaaaacaagacagacaTTAAGAACAAGAAGAAAATCAGAACAAATTAACAACATGATATTTTGCAGTGTAGAAGACAGACTGATTAATTATGAAAGTGGATAGTCACAGTTGAATTCATTGGGATTTTCTCTGTCCATGGCCCAGTGAGCAAGTAAATCACTGAAGTCTGGTGTGCTTGAGCTACTGAGAGTCCCTGAAATACTGGAGCTGGTCATGGTGCAAACGCTCGTGTTACTGAACATACTCAATGACGTGTTGATGTTACTGGAGCCCTCTGATGTGTTAATTATACTGAGCGAGTTCTCTTGTGTGTTTGCATCACCCAACACATCAAGCTGATGTGCAAAAGGCTCCGTCCAGAAGCTGATTGGCAGGCGACGTTGGTTCATGGGTAAACTCCGTCCTTTCCTTTGAGCGTCTTGAAAGAGCTCGGCAAGGGGCCCGAGCAACTCAGGCTCCTCCACATGCCCTGATGATGCTACTTTGATGAAGTCAGCGTAGTACCGCTGACGGCCCCCAACTTTTGGACACGACCTCTCTGCATAGATGTCACAGGCATCAGGGTCCTGGCTTCGGCCGAAGTAGCGCTGGACATCGCTGCTGATGAGTTCAGCAAACCGAAGGAGCTGATTGGTCATCTCAGCATTATTGGGGGATGAATCAAAACTCCATGGATCTTCCTCTTGAGACTCACTGGCTACTGCATCCTCGTCCTCCTCCAAACTGTCCTCTCTCAGCTCCTCTTCATATTCTTCTTCagtctcctcctcatcctcagccGGAAAGAAGCAGGGAGGGAAGGGTTTCGCCAAACCCAGGTTACTCAGCGTCTTGATAACACTTGCTGCCATCCTaccaagaaaattatatatatatatacaccagatTGGGGACAGTTATCAAGAAGAAAAGGGCTATATCTGGGTAATACTATGGttgatacagaaatgttattgtTTTCTCATAACAAgagtattttttagtttaataaatgtatattaaacacacacacacacatatacctgtATACAGGGGTGCCGTGagggtatggggggggggggggggtatgggtTGGGTTAGGAAGATTCTAAGGGCCCGGCGATGGAGGGGGGCCCCCAAGGGGGAACTGCGATTTCTACCGAGGGGGACCataccatgtttttattttttaatgtattattagaattacattttctgtaaaaaaaaaattgcagctttacaattaataaattgtgtaagaTCACCGATATAAATATGACAAAGAAAGAGTGAAGGAAAGatacacatttaacattttaattacttcaattattattttaatttgaattattgttgttgttgttttctataaaaatgttttgtaaaataacatttttattacttttaaaagattATAAATGTGACAACTtaccacatttttttatatactgtagctaacagaaaaataagaaagaaatatttttttattattatttttattttaatctgttgattgtagaaagaaaaatgttataaCTTGTGTAAGATTAAAATGTGACAACTTTTTTatatagctaaaaaataaaaataaaaataaagaaagaaagaaagaaagaaagaaaaagaaaggaagaaagaaagaaagaaagaaagaaagaaagaaagaaagaaaaagaaaacagaaagaaagaaagaaagaaagaaagaaagaaagaaagaaagaaagaaagaaagaaagaaagaaagaaaaataatttagtattagctactttagaaaatgttaaaatgtgagtttcTCTCACCGTGTAATGCTCGATGGATGTCGCTCGTGAAGTCGTGCTGTCCGTTTCGCGTTATGGATAATTAGCGGTTTGCTCATTTATACCCATCGCTCGTGGGGAGTCTGTTTTCTGAGCAAATATTTAGGCGCGCGTCTGTAATGGTGTTCTGCTCAAACAGAGCGTGAGTTTGTCTGGGCTCCCAGCAACGGGAGAGACGAACGGAAACTGGTCCGCGCGGCGGCCGCTTCGTTTGCCGGGGGACACTCAAGTGTCCGTTCACCTCAGCGCGTCTGACTCACAGCTGTTATCGTGCTGTTGGCCACTTAAGGATGAACCTAAAAAGGCGTGAAATCGCATCTTACGCCGTTTTGACTTTTGAATGAGCCCCTTTATAAAACCCCATTAAAAAGACAAGCAAGACAAATGACGCGCATTAGGGTCCTTTGATCTGTCTGAGGTGCGTTTGACCTTATGTGTAACGTTTATATAGGCCACagcaaataaaaagtttattaattaagTGCACAACACGCAACTGTAGCTGAAGTGTTGTTTCTGCAAactacaaagaaagaaaagagactgaatcataaaaaaagcaaggtgtaaattaaatttaaaatctggGACATGGGGCTCGTTGTCACACAGTGTATCTCATTGTCACAAAGGCTAGCCTATATCAAAGTTATAGGCTACATTAGACAAATGTGTGCTCTCACTAgcagttttttaatgtatttcaaaacAAGTTTAATTAATATTCGTTATCTgacaaaatttctaaataaacCTACACTGGAAACTAACCCTGGTCTTAAATGGGAATTATAACAAACTACAAAATTTTTaaactagaaaaataaataaaacaacataaaaatataatttaaatgtagttaCTAGTCCTAaattataaagtattaaaaaaaataaaataaataaggtcctaaaaaaacacttcattcaaggtttttcttttatttattttttttacatgttgtgtgatataaataagtacataaaagTGCATTTATAAATTGAGTGTAAAATGTCAgactttccaaaaataaatatgcCACATTCAAAATGCTTTGTACAGTTCCAGGTAAACAGTCTAAGAGGTGGCAGGAGAATATAGTAGATGCAGCttaacatgtatgtgtgtgtaacattGATTGAAGACCAGAAGAAAAgcaagaaagtgtgtgtgtgtgtgtgtgtgtgtgtgtactcagcATGAGTGAATATGAGCTGGATTCAGGGCAATAGAAGAGCTAATGACCAGCAGTGGAGAGCACAGCATCTGGACTAACATATGTTAGAGAACAAGAACACTTAACTGCAGCTTCAGGTTGGTCAGACAGCATGTAATGGCTAAACCATCCATCAGCCACAGGTGGACATTACACATGATTACAAGATTTAGAACTGTCCTTctgttttttactaaaaaat is a window of Cyprinus carpio isolate SPL01 chromosome B1, ASM1834038v1, whole genome shotgun sequence DNA encoding:
- the LOC122136072 gene encoding protein PERCC1, with the translated sequence MSKPLIIHNAKRTARLHERHPSSITRMAASVIKTLSNLGLAKPFPPCFFPAEDEEETEEEYEEELREDSLEEDEDAVASESQEEDPWSFDSSPNNAEMTNQLLRFAELISSDVQRYFGRSQDPDACDIYAERSCPKVGGRQRYYADFIKVASSGHVEEPELLGPLAELFQDAQRKGRSLPMNQRRLPISFWTEPFAHQLDVLGDANTQENSLSIINTSEGSSNINTSLSMFSNTSVCTMTSSSISGTLSSSSTPDFSDLLAHWAMDRENPNEFNCDYPLS